One genomic window of Candidatus Pseudobacter hemicellulosilyticus includes the following:
- a CDS encoding SbcC/MukB-like Walker B domain-containing protein: MQLTVFSTDDRKSGFRLQYMEIYNWGTFDEHVWKINPGGETSLLTGANGSGKTTFVDALLTLIVPEKKYRFYNQSSGSDKKGDRTEETYLLGGYGTVATDSGQGTKTLYLRENRETAYSILLAHFANEAEQLVTLFQVRYFSGNEMKRVFAVAHRALHIEDDFKPFDFNGGWRKRIDQQYNKGSRKQVEWFDSSSRYAQRLVEVLGMQSIQALGLFNQTVGIKVLGELNSFIRQHMLEPRNMEDQFQDLKKHLGTLLDAQRNIEKVEEQIRLLQPLKKSYAQYKEQAEKLGQTRLELETARVWNVYTTHHLLDNAIGQGRKQLQELQQQLGLVRTDINRLLEEERQTQNQLDKNKAGQRLLQLEKEQETLQQQLAATESALAAFTEWCQAVHIDDTPATEADYIRIRKETERMDKKIKTEIRNNEEERWEAQDLLKRTQEQKTRLEEEFNLLQQSKNNIPGHLVQLRREICQALKLDTGDLPFAGELMQVRAAEQEWQPALEKLLRGFGIRLLVPHKHYRKVNKYVNQTNLRARLVYEQVQEVALLKHAEEGTVYHKLEFHPDHPLSSWVAQQVILYMDYNCVDNEKTLERFDKAITVHGLIRNRGRHEKDDRPERNDPGKYVMGWNNEQKREALQNQRLRLLAALEQGEEALQRAEGKGKRLQKQVYAVTRLQEHSGFHLVDTNGVQRAIHKMEEQAKELKGSSNQLKSVTKQLDTILEQRQQQEWQRDELVGQLKVAETQLKEMEAQQQQLEPLLLALTAEDKEQLLVFQQKHSSRLAEVTLLTIRDLFAQLKDHTEEQARKLEEAVIREGRELDKSIHRIKNPPMEILQRFTDWAADVQPLSGDREYANEYLDWLDKLETDNLPRYKKDFERYLHDTMVYKMGELNEELDGWEQKIRNSINTLNQSLAGINFNRLPDTYIQLGIKSVTDTTVKEFRSKLLSALPQTSSWQQSSFEDKAAHFRKQVQPLVASLEESEAYRARVLDVRNWFEFWADEKYRNTDELKKTYRQMGQLSGGEKAQLTYTILCSAIAYQFGITREGRNARSLRFIAVDESFSNQDEEKATYLMELCKQLHLQLLVVTPSDKIQIVEDFIAHVHLVQRVNNRHSILFNMTKKELKARKGKSLTA; the protein is encoded by the coding sequence ATGCAGCTAACCGTATTCAGCACGGATGATCGTAAATCGGGGTTCCGGTTGCAGTATATGGAGATCTACAACTGGGGCACTTTTGATGAACATGTGTGGAAGATCAACCCGGGCGGGGAAACCTCCCTGCTCACCGGGGCCAATGGCAGTGGTAAGACCACCTTCGTGGACGCCCTGCTGACCCTGATAGTGCCGGAGAAAAAATACAGGTTCTATAACCAGTCGAGCGGCAGTGACAAAAAGGGCGACCGCACCGAGGAGACCTACCTGCTGGGTGGTTACGGCACCGTGGCTACCGATAGTGGACAGGGTACAAAGACCCTTTACCTCCGGGAGAACAGGGAAACGGCCTACAGTATACTGCTGGCGCATTTTGCCAACGAGGCGGAGCAGCTGGTCACCCTGTTCCAGGTCCGCTATTTCAGCGGCAACGAAATGAAAAGAGTATTTGCCGTAGCGCACCGCGCCCTGCATATTGAGGATGATTTCAAACCCTTTGATTTCAATGGTGGCTGGCGTAAACGGATAGACCAGCAATACAATAAAGGCAGCCGCAAGCAGGTGGAATGGTTTGATTCCTCCAGCAGGTATGCACAGCGGCTGGTAGAAGTACTGGGCATGCAGAGCATCCAGGCCCTGGGCCTGTTCAACCAGACCGTGGGCATCAAAGTGCTGGGGGAACTGAACAGCTTTATCCGCCAGCATATGCTGGAGCCCCGCAATATGGAAGACCAGTTCCAGGATCTCAAAAAACACCTTGGCACCCTGCTGGATGCACAGCGCAATATTGAAAAGGTGGAAGAACAGATCCGCCTGCTGCAACCGCTGAAAAAAAGCTACGCCCAATACAAAGAGCAGGCGGAAAAGCTGGGCCAGACCCGCCTGGAACTGGAAACAGCCCGGGTATGGAATGTATATACCACACACCACCTGCTGGACAATGCCATTGGCCAGGGCCGCAAACAGTTGCAGGAACTGCAGCAGCAACTGGGCCTGGTGCGGACTGATATCAACCGCCTGCTGGAAGAAGAAAGGCAGACCCAGAACCAGCTGGACAAGAACAAGGCAGGCCAGCGCCTGCTGCAGCTGGAAAAAGAACAGGAAACCCTCCAGCAGCAATTAGCTGCCACAGAATCAGCCCTGGCGGCCTTTACGGAATGGTGCCAGGCCGTCCATATTGATGATACGCCGGCTACAGAAGCAGATTACATCCGTATCCGGAAGGAAACGGAGCGGATGGATAAAAAGATCAAGACTGAGATCCGCAACAATGAAGAGGAAAGATGGGAGGCGCAAGACCTGCTGAAGCGGACACAGGAACAGAAGACAAGACTGGAAGAAGAGTTCAATCTCCTGCAACAGAGCAAAAATAATATCCCGGGTCACCTGGTGCAGCTTCGCCGCGAGATCTGCCAGGCGTTGAAGCTGGATACCGGCGACCTACCCTTTGCCGGTGAGCTGATGCAGGTGCGGGCGGCAGAACAGGAATGGCAGCCTGCATTGGAAAAGCTGCTGCGTGGCTTCGGTATCCGCCTGCTGGTGCCCCATAAGCATTACCGCAAGGTGAACAAATATGTAAACCAGACCAACCTGCGGGCCAGGCTGGTGTACGAACAGGTACAGGAAGTAGCCCTGCTCAAACATGCAGAAGAAGGTACCGTATACCATAAGCTGGAATTCCACCCGGATCATCCTTTAAGCAGCTGGGTAGCCCAGCAGGTGATCCTGTACATGGATTATAACTGTGTGGACAATGAGAAAACACTGGAAAGATTTGATAAGGCCATCACGGTCCATGGGCTGATCCGCAACCGTGGGCGTCATGAAAAAGACGACCGGCCCGAGCGTAATGATCCCGGCAAATATGTCATGGGCTGGAACAATGAACAGAAGCGGGAAGCGCTTCAGAACCAGCGGCTCCGCCTGCTGGCCGCGCTGGAGCAGGGAGAAGAGGCTTTGCAAAGGGCTGAAGGCAAGGGCAAGCGCCTGCAGAAGCAGGTGTATGCCGTTACCCGGTTACAGGAGCATAGTGGCTTTCACCTGGTAGATACCAACGGCGTGCAGCGGGCCATCCATAAAATGGAGGAGCAGGCCAAAGAGCTGAAAGGCAGCAGCAACCAGCTGAAGTCTGTCACCAAACAACTGGATACCATCTTGGAACAGCGCCAGCAGCAGGAATGGCAGCGGGATGAACTGGTAGGACAGCTGAAGGTGGCGGAAACACAGCTGAAAGAGATGGAAGCGCAACAACAGCAGCTGGAACCCCTGCTGCTGGCCCTGACAGCAGAAGACAAGGAGCAGCTGCTGGTATTCCAGCAAAAGCATAGCAGTAGACTGGCGGAAGTAACGTTGTTGACTATACGCGATCTGTTTGCGCAATTGAAAGACCATACCGAAGAGCAGGCCCGCAAGCTGGAAGAGGCGGTGATCAGGGAGGGAAGGGAACTGGATAAATCGATCCACAGGATCAAAAACCCTCCCATGGAGATCCTGCAGCGCTTCACCGACTGGGCCGCAGACGTGCAGCCGCTGTCCGGCGACCGGGAATATGCCAATGAATACCTCGACTGGCTGGATAAGCTGGAAACAGATAACCTGCCCCGCTACAAAAAGGATTTTGAGCGCTACCTGCATGATACCATGGTGTACAAGATGGGAGAACTCAACGAAGAGCTGGATGGCTGGGAGCAGAAGATCCGCAACAGCATCAATACCCTGAACCAATCACTGGCCGGCATCAACTTCAACCGCCTGCCCGATACCTATATCCAGCTGGGTATCAAATCTGTGACCGATACTACCGTAAAAGAGTTCCGGAGCAAATTACTGTCGGCCCTGCCGCAGACGTCCAGCTGGCAGCAGAGTAGTTTTGAGGACAAGGCGGCGCATTTCCGCAAGCAGGTGCAGCCCCTGGTGGCCAGCCTGGAAGAGAGCGAGGCCTACCGGGCCCGTGTACTGGATGTACGCAACTGGTTTGAGTTCTGGGCCGATGAAAAATACCGCAATACCGATGAACTGAAAAAGACCTACCGGCAGATGGGGCAGCTGTCCGGCGGCGAAAAAGCACAGCTCACCTATACCATTCTGTGCAGTGCTATCGCCTACCAGTTTGGCATAACCCGGGAGGGCCGCAATGCACGCAGCCTGCGATTTATTGCCGTGGATGAGAGCTTCAGTAACCAGGATGAGGAAAAAGCTACCTATCTGATGGAACTCTGTAAACAGCTGCACCTGCAGCTGCTGGTGGTGACCCCCAGCGACAAGATCCAGATAGTGGAGGATTTTATTGCGCATGTCCACCTGGTGCAGCGGGTCAATAACCGGCACAGCATCCTGTTCAATATGACCAAGAAAGAACTCAAAGCCAGGAAAGGTAAATCCCTGACGGCCTGA
- a CDS encoding lysophospholipid acyltransferase family protein, producing the protein MKYLLLPLRGLYLLYALLVFLALMLLVIPFVVIASFFGKIRGGNFIQQCCVFWAGAWFFLIGIWHRDQFESPHDTGRQYIFVANHIAYIDIPIIFLSVKQPLRVLGKAEMGKLPLFGFIYRNAAVMVDRNSPENRAKSVRTLKAVIRKGISIFIFPEGTFNETPQPLTSFYDGAFRIAIETQTPIKPLLFLDTFARHHYRSIFTLNPGRSRTIFLDEVPVEGLTIKDVPLLKQRVYQLMEEKLRAYRADWIAAQPEPGAAIRP; encoded by the coding sequence ATGAAGTACCTCTTATTGCCCTTACGTGGCCTGTATCTTTTATATGCGCTATTGGTCTTCCTGGCGCTGATGCTCCTGGTAATACCGTTTGTAGTGATCGCTTCCTTTTTCGGTAAGATCAGGGGTGGTAATTTTATCCAGCAATGCTGTGTTTTCTGGGCTGGCGCCTGGTTCTTCCTGATCGGCATCTGGCACCGTGATCAATTTGAATCTCCCCATGATACCGGCAGGCAGTACATATTTGTGGCCAACCATATTGCCTATATTGACATTCCCATCATCTTTTTATCCGTTAAACAGCCCCTCCGTGTACTGGGCAAGGCGGAAATGGGTAAGCTGCCCTTGTTTGGCTTTATATACCGCAATGCAGCCGTGATGGTGGACCGCAACAGCCCCGAGAACCGGGCTAAAAGTGTCCGCACCCTCAAGGCGGTGATCCGGAAAGGCATCTCCATCTTTATTTTTCCCGAAGGCACTTTCAATGAAACCCCGCAGCCATTGACCAGTTTTTATGATGGGGCGTTCCGCATTGCTATAGAAACACAAACCCCTATCAAACCACTCTTATTCCTCGATACCTTTGCAAGGCATCATTACCGGAGTATCTTCACGCTCAATCCCGGTCGCTCCCGGACCATCTTCCTCGATGAAGTGCCGGTAGAAGGCCTTACCATCAAAGATGTGCCCCTGCTCAAACAACGGGTGTACCAGCTGATGGAAGAGAAACTGCGGGCTTACCGGGCCGACTGGATCGCTGCGCAGCCGGAACCGGGGGCGGCTATTCGCCCCTGA
- a CDS encoding ATP-binding protein: MQQVLEFFEKLFDSSDWPARWNCGKWSQFHGWLYIVSDLLVWSAYFFIPLIILRYILKRRSQARFVRLYFLFASFIMACGTTHVFDAITFYVPLYRVNALIRFITGVVSWTTIFFLIRELPKAFSMRSARELEAEVEQRKKAEQKFRNLLEAAPDSMVMVNETGTIQLVNAQTELLFGYGRTEMIGRNVDLLLPVRYDNTHPFRSYTAMLISESDPKPWGIEVFGKDRSGREFPAEIRFSPLQSEDGLLITAAIRDVTEKKRMEQEIREANSSLEKKVQQRTIELERKNEELAHFAYVASHDLQEPLRTTSGFVDLLRKQYYSQLDENANRYLDFISQSSDRMKILIHDLLDYSRIGREKQLETVDCNQLLQEVQADLTLGIRETNASISLDTLPAVTGYRTELKQLFQNLVSNSLKFRQPGVPPAIGISAEKENGHWKFSVRDNGIGIEPVNQDKVFIIFKRLHKRSEYEGSGIGLAHCKKIVELHGGQIWVDSIPGQGSTFSFTLVETLST; encoded by the coding sequence ATGCAGCAGGTTCTTGAATTCTTTGAAAAACTGTTTGACTCATCCGACTGGCCCGCCCGGTGGAATTGCGGGAAATGGTCACAGTTCCATGGCTGGTTGTATATTGTGAGCGATCTGCTGGTCTGGTCGGCTTACTTCTTTATTCCGCTGATCATTCTCCGTTATATTCTTAAAAGAAGGTCGCAGGCCCGGTTTGTGCGGCTGTATTTTTTGTTTGCGTCCTTCATCATGGCCTGTGGCACCACGCATGTTTTTGATGCCATTACTTTCTATGTTCCGCTGTACCGTGTGAATGCCCTGATCCGGTTCATTACCGGTGTGGTCAGCTGGACTACTATCTTTTTTCTTATCAGGGAACTGCCCAAAGCATTTTCTATGCGTTCGGCCCGTGAACTGGAAGCGGAGGTAGAGCAACGCAAAAAGGCCGAACAGAAATTCCGTAACCTGCTGGAAGCTGCGCCCGATTCCATGGTAATGGTGAATGAAACAGGTACTATCCAGCTGGTGAATGCCCAGACGGAACTCTTGTTCGGCTATGGCCGGACGGAAATGATCGGCAGGAATGTGGACCTGTTATTACCCGTCCGCTATGATAACACCCATCCGTTCCGTAGCTATACGGCCATGCTGATCAGTGAGTCGGATCCCAAGCCCTGGGGTATTGAAGTATTTGGCAAGGACCGCAGTGGAAGGGAGTTCCCGGCTGAGATCCGCTTCAGCCCCCTGCAATCCGAGGATGGCCTGCTGATCACCGCCGCTATCCGGGATGTAACGGAAAAGAAACGGATGGAACAGGAGATACGGGAAGCCAACAGTTCACTGGAAAAGAAAGTGCAGCAGCGGACCATCGAGCTGGAAAGAAAGAACGAGGAACTGGCGCATTTTGCCTACGTGGCCTCGCATGATCTGCAGGAGCCTCTGCGCACCACTTCCGGTTTTGTAGACCTGCTGCGCAAACAGTATTATTCGCAGCTGGATGAAAATGCCAACCGGTACCTGGATTTTATCTCCCAATCCTCCGACCGTATGAAGATCCTGATCCACGACCTGCTGGATTATTCCCGCATCGGGCGGGAGAAGCAGCTGGAGACGGTAGACTGTAACCAGCTCCTGCAGGAAGTGCAGGCCGATCTGACCCTCGGTATCCGGGAAACCAATGCCAGTATCAGCCTGGACACCCTGCCGGCTGTAACGGGCTACAGAACGGAGCTGAAGCAGCTGTTCCAGAACCTGGTCAGCAATTCACTCAAGTTCCGGCAACCAGGCGTGCCGCCGGCTATTGGCATCAGTGCGGAAAAAGAAAATGGACACTGGAAATTCTCCGTCCGGGACAACGGTATCGGTATTGAACCGGTGAACCAGGACAAGGTATTTATCATATTCAAACGATTGCACAAGAGATCGGAATACGAAGGCTCCGGCATAGGGCTGGCCCATTGCAAAAAGATTGTGGAGCTGCATGGCGGCCAGATCTGGGTTGATTCCATACCGGGGCAGGGTAGTACCTTCTCTTTTACATTGGTAGAAACGCTAAGTACATGA
- a CDS encoding PAS domain-containing protein: MITATHPLSILVIEDLPSDYFLFREYLRLTKLPVSEVLHAERLADALQLVQHHQPDLIFLDLTLPDSEGLNSFTRLHELASHISIIVMSGLDDTEVALNIITLGAQDYLLKGEYDEKVLVKSIQYSIERKKILQKVVENYERYNTLIKATSDTIWDWDLREKEILWNENISLVFGFAPEEVERNPEWHHDHIHPEDRERVLNKITQCLSDGTDQWEEEYRYRSANGEYRFVYDRAHILKSDNKAYRMIGAMLDITERKRKQEEQIRNQIETQKLITRITIQTQEQERRDIGLELHDNINQILATAKLCVDMAINEEDIRKELLYKSYDNISKAINEIRSLSKSLVPPSLGDIGLKEALLEMIENMTMSPGLKFRIKANDPHIESLSNNKKLIIYRIVQEQVNNIVKHARATQAEIELKTNQHIITLNIKDNGIGFDPKKKGKGIGLHNIISRVEMQNGEMEIFSKPGEGCLMKIEMPL; encoded by the coding sequence ATGATCACCGCCACTCATCCGCTTAGTATCCTGGTCATTGAGGATCTGCCAAGCGACTATTTCCTTTTCCGTGAATATCTGCGGCTCACCAAATTGCCTGTGAGTGAAGTTTTGCATGCCGAAAGGCTGGCGGATGCCCTCCAACTTGTACAACACCACCAGCCTGATCTCATTTTCCTTGACCTCACCCTCCCCGATTCCGAAGGACTCAACTCATTTACCCGCCTGCATGAACTGGCTTCTCATATATCCATTATTGTTATGTCCGGACTGGACGATACCGAAGTAGCCCTTAACATTATTACCCTGGGGGCACAGGACTATCTCCTGAAAGGTGAATACGACGAGAAAGTGCTGGTCAAGTCCATTCAATACAGTATTGAACGGAAAAAGATCCTGCAGAAAGTAGTGGAGAACTATGAACGCTACAATACCCTCATCAAAGCTACCAGTGATACCATCTGGGACTGGGATTTGCGTGAGAAAGAAATACTCTGGAATGAAAATATCTCCCTGGTCTTTGGCTTTGCACCTGAAGAAGTGGAGCGAAACCCCGAATGGCATCATGATCATATTCACCCGGAGGATCGCGAGCGTGTCCTGAACAAGATCACCCAATGCCTCAGCGATGGCACAGACCAGTGGGAAGAAGAATACCGTTATCGCTCCGCCAATGGTGAATACCGCTTTGTATATGACCGTGCGCATATTCTCAAATCAGACAATAAGGCCTACCGGATGATCGGCGCCATGCTGGATATCACCGAAAGAAAACGCAAGCAGGAAGAGCAGATCCGCAACCAGATAGAAACGCAGAAGCTCATAACACGCATCACTATCCAGACACAGGAACAGGAAAGAAGGGATATTGGCCTGGAACTGCATGACAATATCAACCAGATCCTGGCCACGGCCAAACTCTGTGTGGACATGGCCATCAATGAAGAGGATATCCGCAAAGAACTCTTATACAAAAGCTACGATAATATCTCAAAGGCCATCAACGAGATCCGTTCGCTCTCCAAGAGCCTGGTGCCGCCCTCCCTGGGCGATATCGGCCTGAAGGAAGCCCTGCTGGAGATGATCGAGAATATGACCATGTCCCCGGGTCTGAAATTCCGCATAAAGGCCAATGACCCGCACATTGAAAGCCTCTCCAATAACAAGAAGCTGATCATCTACCGCATTGTACAGGAGCAGGTGAACAATATCGTGAAACATGCCAGGGCCACGCAGGCTGAGATCGAACTGAAGACAAACCAGCATATCATCACCCTCAACATAAAGGACAACGGCATTGGGTTCGACCCAAAGAAAAAAGGTAAGGGCATTGGCCTGCACAATATCATCAGCAGGGTGGAAATGCAGAACGGCGAAATGGAGATCTTCAGCAAGCCCGGAGAAGGCTGCCTCATGAAGATCGAAATGCCGTTATAG
- a CDS encoding response regulator yields the protein MKQQLNCILLIDDDEPTNFLNKMVIEEAGIARHILVEQSAEDALDYLQGKMPPDPGVDCPIPDLIFLDINMPAMDGWEFLDRYKQLPADQQAAIIVVMLTTSFNPEDEVKARSIGLISEFRNKPLNPRMLLDIIREHFPERF from the coding sequence ATGAAACAACAATTGAACTGCATCCTATTGATCGATGATGATGAGCCCACCAACTTCCTGAACAAGATGGTCATTGAAGAGGCGGGTATTGCCAGGCATATCCTGGTAGAACAAAGCGCAGAAGATGCGCTGGACTACCTGCAGGGTAAAATGCCTCCTGACCCAGGAGTTGACTGTCCCATCCCGGACCTGATCTTCCTGGACATCAATATGCCGGCCATGGACGGCTGGGAATTCCTGGACAGGTATAAACAATTGCCTGCGGACCAGCAGGCGGCAATTATTGTGGTGATGCTGACCACCTCCTTTAATCCTGAGGATGAGGTAAAGGCGCGGAGTATCGGACTGATCTCCGAGTTCCGGAACAAGCCGCTGAACCCAAGAATGCTGCTGGATATTATACGGGAACATTTCCCTGAGCGGTTCTGA
- a CDS encoding DUF4258 domain-containing protein gives MRLDRSLFWYLLSGWIFLLSACGQSADPGAPGNTTDAAAQQPGRPGTPPSENPPDTPAGFDRKAARLIFTKHARCRMGCRHIDEQEVREILEKGKVNIRKSEPAGRPDPKFALEGKTRDGQQVRIIFAASQRGMVVITVIDLDTNWTCDCR, from the coding sequence ATGCGGTTAGATCGATCCTTGTTTTGGTACCTGCTGTCAGGCTGGATATTCCTGTTATCCGCCTGCGGCCAGTCTGCTGACCCCGGCGCTCCCGGCAATACCACGGATGCGGCGGCGCAGCAGCCCGGCAGGCCCGGTACCCCGCCATCAGAGAATCCGCCCGATACCCCGGCGGGCTTTGACCGGAAAGCGGCCAGGCTGATCTTTACCAAACATGCCCGCTGCCGGATGGGCTGCCGGCATATTGACGAGCAGGAAGTCCGGGAGATCCTGGAAAAAGGAAAGGTCAATATCCGGAAGAGCGAACCCGCCGGCCGTCCCGATCCCAAATTTGCCCTGGAAGGCAAAACCCGCGACGGGCAGCAGGTGCGTATTATCTTTGCAGCATCCCAGCGGGGTATGGTAGTGATCACCGTCATTGACCTGGATACCAACTGGACCTGTGATTGCCGTTAA
- the mtaB gene encoding tRNA (N(6)-L-threonylcarbamoyladenosine(37)-C(2))-methylthiotransferase MtaB, with protein sequence MAEKKTIAFHTLGCKLNFSETSSLSRMLEQDGFEKKEFDDLADVYVINTCSVTDNADKECRLLVRRIQRKAPESLVVITGCYAQLKPAEIAAIPGVDLVLGAAEKFNITQHLKELTKGDSARICSCDIDDVQGFNASWSMNDRTRTFLKVQDGCDYNCSFCTIPMARGKSRSDTVVNVVRNAEELAAAGVKEIVLTGVNLGDFGKNQFPEEETPVTKRSAENFFQLVQALDQVKGIERYRISSIEPNLLTNEIIELVANSDRFMPHFHIPLQSGSNRILGLMRRRYKRELYTDRVQLIKTLMPHCAIGVDVIVGFPGETDEDFKDTFDFLHQLDISYLHVFTYSERDNTRALDIKPVVPMPVRHERNKALRNLSFMKMQHFTQLHAGQTRKILLEMQDKNGMMEGYTDNYIKVTTPFRPEWTNQIIDWKL encoded by the coding sequence ATGGCGGAAAAAAAGACCATAGCTTTTCATACACTCGGCTGTAAACTCAATTTTTCGGAGACCTCCTCCCTGTCGCGCATGCTGGAACAGGATGGCTTTGAGAAGAAAGAGTTTGACGATCTGGCCGATGTATACGTGATCAATACCTGCTCCGTGACGGACAATGCCGATAAAGAATGCCGGCTGCTGGTCCGCCGCATCCAGCGCAAAGCGCCGGAAAGCCTGGTAGTGATCACCGGCTGCTATGCCCAGCTAAAACCCGCCGAAATAGCCGCCATTCCCGGGGTAGACCTGGTCCTGGGCGCCGCTGAAAAATTCAATATCACCCAGCACCTCAAAGAGCTTACCAAAGGTGATTCCGCCAGGATATGCAGCTGCGATATTGATGATGTGCAGGGTTTCAACGCCTCCTGGTCTATGAACGACCGTACCCGCACCTTCCTCAAAGTACAGGACGGCTGTGATTACAACTGTTCGTTCTGCACCATTCCTATGGCGCGTGGAAAAAGCCGCAGTGATACCGTTGTCAATGTAGTACGCAATGCAGAAGAGCTGGCTGCCGCCGGCGTGAAAGAGATCGTACTCACGGGCGTTAACCTCGGCGATTTTGGGAAGAACCAGTTTCCCGAAGAAGAGACCCCCGTTACCAAAAGAAGCGCTGAGAATTTCTTCCAGCTGGTACAGGCGCTGGACCAGGTGAAAGGGATAGAACGCTATCGCATCTCTTCCATTGAACCCAACCTGCTCACCAATGAGATCATTGAGCTGGTAGCCAACAGCGACCGGTTCATGCCGCATTTCCATATCCCGCTGCAAAGCGGCAGCAACCGTATCCTCGGCCTTATGAGAAGGCGGTACAAGAGAGAACTGTATACCGACCGCGTACAGCTCATCAAGACCCTTATGCCCCATTGCGCTATAGGGGTAGATGTAATTGTGGGCTTCCCCGGTGAAACTGATGAAGATTTCAAAGACACATTCGACTTCCTCCACCAGCTCGACATTTCCTATCTACACGTTTTCACTTATTCAGAGCGCGACAATACCCGGGCGCTGGACATTAAGCCTGTGGTGCCCATGCCCGTACGCCATGAACGCAACAAAGCGCTGCGTAACCTCTCCTTCATGAAAATGCAGCATTTTACCCAACTGCATGCAGGGCAGACCCGTAAAATACTGCTGGAAATGCAGGATAAAAATGGCATGATGGAAGGTTATACCGATAATTATATCAAGGTTACCACCCCTTTCCGTCCCGAATGGACCAATCAAATTATAGATTGGAAACTTTAA